In one Cyanobacteria bacterium GSL.Bin1 genomic region, the following are encoded:
- a CDS encoding type II toxin-antitoxin system PemK/MazF family toxin: protein MIIDFNLDPTLGSETGKIRPCIVVTNDSYNARVPVIQVIPITSWTDKKARIKTNVEILPSSLNQLRKKSIADCLQTRPIDYRSRFVNARGQLEEELITQINLSLKRVFAL, encoded by the coding sequence ATGATTATTGATTTTAACTTAGACCCAACATTAGGTTCAGAGACGGGTAAAATTAGACCGTGCATTGTTGTGACTAACGATTCTTACAATGCAAGAGTTCCTGTGATTCAGGTTATTCCTATCACCAGTTGGACTGATAAAAAGGCACGAATTAAAACTAACGTCGAGATTTTACCATCTTCTCTCAATCAATTAAGAAAAAAGTCAATTGCAGATTGTTTACAAACCAGACCAATCGACTATCGTTCTCGTTTTGTGAATGCTCGTGGTCAGCTAGAAGAGGAACTCATAACTCAAATTAATCTATCTTTGAAAAGAGTGTTTGCATTGTAA